The genome window GGGGTTCACTTTTTACCTTCCGGATCTTTGGTGGAGGCAGCCATATCCCAGACGAAGGGATTCCTTTTGGCCAGATGGAAGTCATACCAGGCTAGGACCCTGGCCCCAAGCTCCAAAAGCAAAGAACCGGCAAGAAATATCACATTTTTCATGCTGGCCGGCATTTCATCCTTCAATAATCCCAGGACCATCAGATTGTTCATGGTGTCGGGCAGCTTCCAATCCGGCCGCAATTTAAGCAGATGATGGTAACCGACCAGATGCCTTCTCCGGACCTTGAGAAAATCTCTTATGTTATCGGGCCCCCTGTTTCTGAAAACAGCTTGAGGTATGTATTTGGGGATATATCCCCTCTCTTGTACCAATTGGACTATCCAGGTCTCGTCGGTGGCGGTATCGGTCGGAATGGCATCAAACACCCGGCGGAAAGCCACTGCTTCGCCGGCCTTGAAACTCTTCAGCGCTATGCGGTGATGCAGTGACCAGAAAAGGTTCACATAGAAACCCATGAAGCTGGCCCGGTCATTCTGGGGTATTATCCTTCCAGCAGTGATTCCCACCCGGTCGTCGGAGAACGGCTTAATCAGATGATTCAGGGCGCCATCGTCCGGCAGGATGTCGGCGCTCATCAACACCAATAGCTCGTTCGAGGAATTCCCGATCAAAAGATTGACCGCCGAGGCCTTCCCCCTTCGCCGGGGTTCTGTTATCAGCCGGACCCGGTGGTCTTTGGCGGCATAGGATCTGACGATGGGCTCAGTCTGATCGGTGCAGCCGGAGGCCACCACCAATATCTCGGACAGCCCGGAATCGCCCCGCTGATATATCAAGAGGCGGTCCAGTAATCTGCCGATATTGGCCGCCTCGTTATATGCCGCAATGCCTACGCTGAATTCACTGGTCATAGATTTCTCATTACAGCGGCCAGCACCTCCCCCGGAGTGATGCCGGCCATGCATTTGAGGTCCGGGCAGGACTGGCGGTAACAGGGCGAACAGGCTGTTGCGGCCGAAAGCTTTTCCCCCCTGCCGTACAGTTCGATCTCCTGCTGGCAAGTGGGGCCGAACAGGGCGATCACCTTTTTCTCCAGGGCGATCCCCAAGTGCATGGCCAGGCTGTCGGCGCTGACAATGACATCCAGGCACGAGATCAGGGCCGCAAATTGTCTGATATCAAGATCGACCGGAATGACAATGGTTCCGGGAACCTGTTTGGCGATCTTTTCAACCAAAGCCGTTTCGTCCGGCCCGCCCAGCAGCATCGGCTGGCCGATCCCCTCCTTTTTAACGGCCTTGGCCAGCCGGGCATAGTTGTCAGCCGGCCAGGCCTTGGTGGGGAAAGCCCTCCCCACTCCGGTATTCAGGCCGATCAAAGGGAGCCGGCCCTTATTCTTTAGCAGTTTTGCCAGGTATTCGGTTGCCCAGCCTATCTCCTTTTCGCTGGGGTGATACTGGTATTTTTGATTGGCATATTCCAGCCCGGCTGACTCGATGACCAGCTGCTGGTAGCTTTTTCGGTTGCTGCGGAACTTCAGCTGGTCCGACAATCCCAGGTCATAAAGATATCGGGACCTTTTATCCAACGGGACCAGGTAGCCCTTGGGATCCCAGCCGAAACCGGTCTTTTTATCAGCTTCCAGTATCGAAGCCAGGGCCGCAGCCCGGGGCTCCTTGTCCAGGCATATTATCCGGCTGAAATGCTGGGCCGACAGCTGGGTCAGGGATGCCGCATCAAAGCAAAGCAGTTCATCGAGCGACGGGTTGTTGTACAGCAGCGGAGCGGCATCGTGGTCGGTCAGCCAGGCGATCTTCATGTCCGGGCGGTGCTGCTTCAGGGCCATGGCCAGCGGGGTGGTCCTCAGCACGTCCCCCTTGGCAGCCAGTTTTATTATCAGGCAGCTTTCCTTCCAGGGGCGGTAGGTATTGCAGCCGGCGCATTGGCTGGAATATTTGCAGGGCCTGGCCCCGGCAAAATGGCGGCAGTCACTTTTCCAGTGCATGGCCGTCCTGTTTCAGCTCTTTCAATTTATACTGCAGGGTCCGCAGGCTTATCCCCAGTTGGTTGGCGGTCCTCTTGCGGTCCCCCTGGCAAGCCCTCAAGGTTGACAGGATATAGTCCAGCTCCATCTGATGCATGGTTTTTCCGGTGTTCACCGGCTGGGCCTCGGGCTTTTGGGACAGCACCGAACCCGGCAGGTCCTCCATCCCGATGATGCTGCCCTTGGTCATCACAATGGCATAGGATATCACGTTCTCCAATTCCCGGATGTTTCCCGGCCAGTAATAGCCGGTCATGGCCTCTTTGGCCTCTTTGGTGATATCCGTGATCTTCTTGGCCGCCGCCTGTTGGGAGTTCTCCAGGAAATAATGGATCAGCAGGGGGATGTCGTCCCGTCTTTCGCGCAGCGGCGGCAATTCTATGGTGACCACATTCAGCCGGTAGTAGAGGTCCTCCCGGAACCGGCCCTCGGCCACCTCCTGTTTAAGGTTCCGGTTGGTGGCCGAAATGATCCGGACATCCACCCGGATGCTCTTGTTCTCGCCGATCCTCCGCATCTCGCCGTCCTGCAACACCCGCAGCAGTTTGGCCTGAATGGTGGGGGAGATGTCGCCGATCTCGTCCAGGAAGAAGGTGCCCCCGTCGGCCTCCTCGAAAAGCCCCATCTTGTTGGCGGTGGCCCCGGTGAAGGAGCCTTTTTTATAGCCGAACAGCTCCGATTCCAGCAAGGTCTCCGGCAGCGCCCCGCAGTACTGGGCCAGGAACATGGCTTCGCGGCGCGGCCCGTTGTAGTGGATGGCCCTGGCGATCAGCTCCTTGCCGGTCCCGGATTCCCCCTGGATCAGCACCGGCACCGAACTATCCAGCACCCTCTCCACCAGGGAAAGGGCCGCCAGAAATTTGGCCGACTTGCCGACGATATTGTCGAACTGGTAATGGTGCCGGATCTCCTTTTTAAGTATCAGGTTCTCCTGGCACAGCCGGGCCTGCAGCCTGGCGTTCTCTATGGATATGGCCGCCATGTTGGCAAAGGCCGCCAGGAAATCCTTGTCATCCTCGGTAAAGACATTGGAGGTGGTGCGGCTGTCGATGTAGATCAGCCCGATTATCTCGCTTTGCTTTTTGAGGGGGGTGCACAGCACCGAGCGGATATTATACAGCATCACGCTTTCGGAGCCGGTAAAACGCGGGTCGGTCTTGGCGTCCGAGGTCAGCAGTGGCTCCCCGGTTTCCATCACCTGGTTCAGGGTGGTCTGGGATATCTCGCCGGGCTTCTCGATGTCCTTCTGCTCCAGGTTCCGGGCCACCTTGACCGACATCTCCTCCCCCGGGGCGTCCCGCAGCATTATGAAGCCCCGCTCGGCCCGGGTGGTGGATATCACCAGGTCCATCACCTTGCTGAGCAGCTCCTCGAAATCGGGGATGGAGTTTATGACCTGGCTGATATCGTAGAGGGCCAGTATCTCTTTTCTATCGGTCATATTCTTTTCTTGATCGGTCATGATATAGTGATTCCCTTTCAAGGAGTGCTGAATTTAGCTTCAGTTCGGGCCTGGTTGCCATCGGCATCAACGTTGATCACTTTCCATAGGTATTCCTGCCCTGCCTCCAGGGCCGCATCGCAATAAAGTTTTTCGGCGTATGAAAGATCACGGTGCCAGACGATCGTGGTGCCCTTACCTATCTCGACGCTGACATCCACCGATACATTGTTATTTATCCAGGACATGGTATCCGGCGGGCTGAACACAGAATTACTGCCGGGGCTGATAATGGAGGGCCATTCCAACCTATCGGAAACTACGCCCAGGACGGATTGGATCTCGATCCCGGCGCTGTCCAGGGCAAAAGGTAGAACATCGCCGGCCTTGACCTCGGGGCTCAGGGGGTTAAGCAGAAAGCTCCAAAAGTATTTCCTCGATTCAGGATCAAGTGCCCGGGAACTGTCCGGGATATAATTGTTGCCATTGATGCGGCAGCGTAAGCTAAAATATCTTTCCAGGACATCCTCCCCGTCGGGATGGCTGACGCTGCACTGCGGAATGACATAGTCCGACAGCTGGCCATCCCACACGGTATGAACGATCCATCTCAACACCTTGGCCTGGTTGATCCGGGGAACGCCCTTGAGGATAAAATTATGCTTCAGGCGGCCGTCGGAGGGGACCGTGATGGTGTCCACCTGGGAATGATAATAGGGATGCGAGGCGGCAAGAAAATAGGTCCTCCCGCCCTCCAGCTCGATGTTGTACTGGCCGGTGCTGTTGGTGCGCACCGAGAGGTTGGCCGGCACGGCGCTTACCACCGCATTGCCGACCGCGCCTCCGCCCCAGGCCGATACCGTGCCGCTGACGCCGCTGCCGTTCACCGGGTCCAGCGGGTTGTCCCGCTTGGCGTCCGGCCCGCAGCCCAGGGTTGAAACCGCCAGCAGGCAAAGGGCTATGATAAAGCTGTTGTGTATTTTCATTTTGAGATGATAATGTCCGCCAGATTGTATACCCAAAAGGACACCGCCAGATTGACGGTAAAATTCCGGGTCTTATACCAGCTGTTATATGTTTTATACTTGGCTTCAATGTCTCCGGGATCGGTGGCGTCCAGATATCGCTGGTGGCTGACGTAGGTCCCCAGCGCCGCCAGCCCTGTCCCGGCGGCAACCCCGGCCGCCCCCCATTTGAGGATCCTCCCTTTCCGGGGATCCCCCCGCACCGACTGGCCCCAGCCCGGCCAGAGGGATGATCGCCAGAGCCCCTGGAACTTGCCGGGCCGGCCCTTTTCGAACAGCAGGTTTGACCTGGGGTCACCATTGGAGGCGGCCCGAAAGAACTCTGCCTGGGCCCTTTTGAACACCTCTATGATCTTGGGGGAGACGAACTCCGGGTTCAGCTCCAGTTTGGGTTTTACGGCCAGGATCTGCTTGAACCTCTCAATGGCGGCCGGCTCCTGCCCCATGGCCACCAGGGAGAAGGCCAGATAGGTCCGGAAGTAGATGATGTCCTCCTGGGTAAACCCCGCCGTATCCTCCAGGGATCTTTCGGCGATTGCGATCACCTCCTGGAAATAACCATGCTCATAGGCTCTGATGACCGCGTTCATCGGGTTTTCCCGCTGGCCAAAGGCCTGGGCGGAGAGCAGCGTGACCAAGGCTCCGATATATATGATCTTTTTATCCATCATTGCAGAACGATCTGTTTTTCGGTGACCATGTCCTCGGCGATCCGGATGGTCTCTTTCCATTCCCTCCCCTCCGGGCCCACCAGCCTGAGTTCATGCTCCCCGATGGAGATCTTTATCGGCTGGCCCAGGGGGGTGGTGCCATGTTCGGCTCCATCGATCAATACTTTGGCCCAAGGCAGGACGCTGAGTTTAAGATAGCCGAATGCTTCGGGCAGGTCCAGCGCCACCAGGGCGGTGTCTCCCGGGGTTATCTGGACATCCTGGCGGTGTTCCCGGCGGTTGGGATGGCGCAATATCAGGGCATGGCGGCCGGCATCCAGTTTTAACGGGGCCTTGATGGGCGTCCGGTCGATGTAATTGCCGTCAACATACACTTCGGCCCAGGGCTTGACGGAAAACCTGAGATAGCCCGGAGACAGGACCACCGGCAAAAGGTCTACCGTGATTGAAAACTTCTGGCTTTTTCCCAATGAGAATTCCGAGATCTGATCCTGGTAGCCGGCTTGCTTCACCATCAGCCGGTGCCGGCCGGTATCCAGGGTGTTGATGGCCAGGGGAATTTTGCCCTGAAAACGGTCGTCGATATAGACCCTGGCCCCGGTGGTACCGGAAATGTTCACTAATTGCCCCGCCTCCGGCGCCGCGATCGGTGATGTGGTTGAGGTATCGACCGGCACAACGACCGCCGGCAGGGTCCTTTTAAAGTACCGGCTCAGGTATTTTACCCCGTAAAAGGCCGCGCTGAGGGCCAGGGCCGTGGCCGCAAAATATATGATCAGGCGCTTGATGAAGTAATCCCATCGTTCCTGCCGGGCCAGTTTTACGATCATCTCCTGATCGTCCTGCCGCGGCTGATAGCTGCCGGGATCGGCCATATACCGCGACAGGGCCTCGTTCCGGATCAGGGAATAGGGCTCCAAATCG of Candidatus Edwardsbacteria bacterium contains these proteins:
- a CDS encoding glycosyltransferase family 9 protein — protein: MHWKSDCRHFAGARPCKYSSQCAGCNTYRPWKESCLIIKLAAKGDVLRTTPLAMALKQHRPDMKIAWLTDHDAAPLLYNNPSLDELLCFDAASLTQLSAQHFSRIICLDKEPRAAALASILEADKKTGFGWDPKGYLVPLDKRSRYLYDLGLSDQLKFRSNRKSYQQLVIESAGLEYANQKYQYHPSEKEIGWATEYLAKLLKNKGRLPLIGLNTGVGRAFPTKAWPADNYARLAKAVKKEGIGQPMLLGGPDETALVEKIAKQVPGTIVIPVDLDIRQFAALISCLDVIVSADSLAMHLGIALEKKVIALFGPTCQQEIELYGRGEKLSAATACSPCYRQSCPDLKCMAGITPGEVLAAVMRNL
- a CDS encoding sigma 54-interacting transcriptional regulator, producing MTDRKEILALYDISQVINSIPDFEELLSKVMDLVISTTRAERGFIMLRDAPGEEMSVKVARNLEQKDIEKPGEISQTTLNQVMETGEPLLTSDAKTDPRFTGSESVMLYNIRSVLCTPLKKQSEIIGLIYIDSRTTSNVFTEDDKDFLAAFANMAAISIENARLQARLCQENLILKKEIRHHYQFDNIVGKSAKFLAALSLVERVLDSSVPVLIQGESGTGKELIARAIHYNGPRREAMFLAQYCGALPETLLESELFGYKKGSFTGATANKMGLFEEADGGTFFLDEIGDISPTIQAKLLRVLQDGEMRRIGENKSIRVDVRIISATNRNLKQEVAEGRFREDLYYRLNVVTIELPPLRERRDDIPLLIHYFLENSQQAAAKKITDITKEAKEAMTGYYWPGNIRELENVISYAIVMTKGSIIGMEDLPGSVLSQKPEAQPVNTGKTMHQMELDYILSTLRACQGDRKRTANQLGISLRTLQYKLKELKQDGHALEK
- a CDS encoding serine/threonine-protein kinase codes for the protein MNKAIGKYQALELLSTGGMATIYLGTHREMGRQVVIKQLHPHLSQDSEFVRRFEREANILGGLHHQNIVDIIDYFVFEGSYFIVLEYIDGGSLKQLLDRVKTAPLTVAVFIIRQVISGLGYAHEKGIVHRDIKPANIMITNSGVVKITDFGLAYAKEALTITDPGTFVGTLAYLAPEQIKGQKGDEASDLYAAGVILYQMLTGDNPFAGETHSQSIDRTLRLSPRRLAKIDPEIPIGIDHLVFKLLEKDKHRRYSRSAQVSSDLEPYSLIRNEALSRYMADPGSYQPRQDDQEMIVKLARQERWDYFIKRLIIYFAATALALSAAFYGVKYLSRYFKRTLPAVVVPVDTSTTSPIAAPEAGQLVNISGTTGARVYIDDRFQGKIPLAINTLDTGRHRLMVKQAGYQDQISEFSLGKSQKFSITVDLLPVVLSPGYLRFSVKPWAEVYVDGNYIDRTPIKAPLKLDAGRHALILRHPNRREHRQDVQITPGDTALVALDLPEAFGYLKLSVLPWAKVLIDGAEHGTTPLGQPIKISIGEHELRLVGPEGREWKETIRIAEDMVTEKQIVLQ
- a CDS encoding glycosyltransferase, translated to MTSEFSVGIAAYNEAANIGRLLDRLLIYQRGDSGLSEILVVASGCTDQTEPIVRSYAAKDHRVRLITEPRRRGKASAVNLLIGNSSNELLVLMSADILPDDGALNHLIKPFSDDRVGITAGRIIPQNDRASFMGFYVNLFWSLHHRIALKSFKAGEAVAFRRVFDAIPTDTATDETWIVQLVQERGYIPKYIPQAVFRNRGPDNIRDFLKVRRRHLVGYHHLLKLRPDWKLPDTMNNLMVLGLLKDEMPASMKNVIFLAGSLLLELGARVLAWYDFHLAKRNPFVWDMAASTKDPEGKK
- a CDS encoding carboxypeptidase-like regulatory domain-containing protein; the protein is MKIHNSFIIALCLLAVSTLGCGPDAKRDNPLDPVNGSGVSGTVSAWGGGAVGNAVVSAVPANLSVRTNSTGQYNIELEGGRTYFLAASHPYYHSQVDTITVPSDGRLKHNFILKGVPRINQAKVLRWIVHTVWDGQLSDYVIPQCSVSHPDGEDVLERYFSLRCRINGNNYIPDSSRALDPESRKYFWSFLLNPLSPEVKAGDVLPFALDSAGIEIQSVLGVVSDRLEWPSIISPGSNSVFSPPDTMSWINNNVSVDVSVEIGKGTTIVWHRDLSYAEKLYCDAALEAGQEYLWKVINVDADGNQARTEAKFSTP